From Erigeron canadensis isolate Cc75 chromosome 8, C_canadensis_v1, whole genome shotgun sequence, one genomic window encodes:
- the LOC122609713 gene encoding uncharacterized protein LOC122609713, giving the protein MTIGDALRQAFMNNKHEYDSLQDKSLILNNNKIQRLCIIVFTVMIAFSILVSTIISLKIVFPADPGRRPFCKDLRILQQQQLPVLSIHSNFRDVEGGAFSLTDQETVDYYWMVVFLPSATIFVFSALYLFAGIAVSYTAPVRHGCLKVVENNYCASKRGGVRCLSILNLVFAIIFGLLALFLGSTLLTLGSKCSIPLFWCYEISLWGLVILYGGTAFHLRRKAASILDGSDFVARNLGLEMLEANPAEFTPDVERRVNEGFRSWMGSSYLSSDDDEEEEIDPNSYQEVQHLSRTNSSRQKM; this is encoded by the exons atgaCAATTGGAGACGCATTAAGACAGGCATTTATGAACAATAAACACGAATACGACAGTCTACAAGATAAATCACtaattttgaataataataagatacAAAGACTTTGTATCATTGTTTTTACAGTGATGATTGCATTTTCAATATTAGTTTCAACAATTATCAGTTTGAAAATAGTGTTTCCGGCTGATCCCGGAAGACGGCCGTTTTGTAAAGATTTAAGGATATTACAACAGCAACAGCTGCCTGTTCTTTCTATTCATAGTAATTTTAGGGATGTTGAAGGTGGGGCTTTTTCGCTTACCGATCAAGAGACTGTTGATTATTATTGGATGGTTGTTTTTCTTCCTTCTGCTACTATTTTCGTGTTTTCCGCTCTTTATTTGTTTGCAG GAATTGCTGTATCTTATACTGCTCCAGTGAGACATGGGTGCCTCAAGGTGGTTGAGAATAACTACTGTGCTTCTAAAAGAG GAGGAGTTCGTTGTCTATCCATTCTAAACCTTGTGTTTGCCATCATATTTGGTCTTCTTGCATTATTCCTGGGTTCAACGCTCCTGACACTTGGGAGTAAGTGCTCCATACCCTTGTTTTGGTGCTATGAGATCTCATTATGGGGACTAGTTATTCTGTATGGTGGGACCGCCTTCCATCTCAGAAGGAAAGCAGCCTCAATCCTTGACGGGAGTGACTTTGTAGCACGTAATCTGGGATTGGAAATGTTGGAAGCTAATCCTGCAGAATTTACACCAGATGTGGAAAGACGAGTAAATGAAGGGTTTAGATCTTGGATGGGGTCATCGTATCTGTCGTCtgacgatgatgaagaagaagagattGATCCGAATTCTTATCAGGAAGTTCAGCATTTGTCTCGTACTAATTCAAGCAGGCAAAAAATGTGA
- the LOC122610422 gene encoding uncharacterized protein LOC122610422, with protein MFKLLMIDPIWYYFHSIRIYDIPKYKYVSVADDNLDEHQFPNFVNNLRDSRIVGCSYGLFCLYGYDPNRPCLSENRKISYMVVLWNPWIRKCVDVFVLNVLYKGCGTILGFGVSPQTKDPKIFKINNPGYRVDTSVHVPSRVEVFTLSSGIWKSPSCSGRNNIPFRNSIRFCWSQVALDGFIYWHAFERINVDGRCCFHNLIMSFDLSSEGFEEVCLPDNLACLDKASLSISKRMESAVVLEIMNLKFVLYG; from the coding sequence ATGTTTAAGTTACTGATGATTGATCCTATTTGGTATTACTTTCATTCTATACGTATCTATGACATTCCCAAATACAAGTATGTTTCGGTTGCTGATGATAATTTGGACGAACACCAATTTCCTAACTTTGTTAACAATCTTAGAGATTCAAGAATTGTCGGTTGCTCTTACGGCTTGTTTTGCTTGTATGGTTATGACCCAAACCGACCGTGTCTTTCTGAGAACAGAAAAATAAGTTATATGGTTGTTCTCTGGAATCCTTGGATTCGAAAATGTGTTGATGTGTTTGTGCTGAATGTTCTGTATAAAGGGTGTGGAACTATTTTAGGTTTTGGGGTTAGTCCTCAAACTAAGGACCCTAAGATTTTTAAGATTAATAATCCTGGATATCGAGTTGACACTTCAGTTCACGTCCCTTCACGTGTTGAGGTTTTTACTTTAAGCTCGGGGATTTGGAAAAGTCCATCATGTAGCGGAAGAAACAATATCCCTTTTCGTAATTCGATTAGGTTTTGTTGGTCTCAGGTTGCTCTTGACGGGTTTATTTATTGGCATGCCTTTGAGAGGATTAACGTAGATGGTAGATGTTGTTTTCACAATCTGATTATGTCATTTGATTTGAGTAGTGAGGGATTCGAAGAAGTATGCCTTCCAGATAATTTAGCATGCCTAGATAAGGCCTCTTTATCTATCTCTAAGCGAATGGAGTCTGCTGTCGTGCTTGAAATCATGAACCTGAAATTTGTGTTGTATGGATGA
- the LOC122579414 gene encoding putative receptor-like protein kinase At3g47110 produces the protein MSPLICLSSYYSPRISFLFYAIFVTLTTASAGGNASDHAALLSFKEMIIHDPYGALSTWNNSIHFCNWHGVSCGKRHRRVIVLRLDSTALEGSLSPHIGNLSFLRHLNLGNNSFQGSIPHELGRISRLRVLDLEENKFSGSIPTNLSGCFNLEALGLAKNMLVGNIPNEISFLSKLTIVTIHKNKLTGGIPPSLGNITSMEAFSAYGNPFGGTIPETLGNWKNLTQIGFAECNLHGTIPYFLYNLSLLTALSFPTNNLTGSLPPTIDLPNLEWLELNNNKLSGLLPPSLSNCSKLNILEISYNSFIGKLTIDFAKLRDLRFLFLIGNDFGRGGDVKFLIDSLKNCSSLIRLGLTECNFQGMVPQSIGNLSQQLVRLRLGGNRFYGAIPSSIGNLVGLKYLSLDANQFSGSIPSTIGMLQNLGFVALDENHFSGPIPEVIGNLSSLITLRLGSNRLEGHIPTSLGNCQKLSELHLHDNKLSGTIPKQLFQLPSLSITFNLSNNNLSGSLPNEIGDLKMLTALDISYNNISGDIPVGLAGCTSLTFLSLKGNLLQGMISSSLRSLRGLEVLDISHNNLSGRIPQFLESLPLKFMNLSFNDFEGDVPVVGVFSNASAFSILGNSRLCGGLVELRLPRCKKTKKQERRFYWIIIVIVVTLLLFGVVCLVYACRKKKKNREFPQTSKNEGFLKVWVPKWYGRTGGYFHANFFTMKVTYNQLHKATNGFSEANLIGKGGFSSVYKGILEHDDKFIAVKVLHLLIRGAHKSFIAECEAWRNIRHRNLLKIITLCSSVDFQGNDFKALVYEFMPNGSLNDWLHSSASKSKLSLIQRVNILIDIASALDYLHNECLTRIAHGDLKPSNILLDNDMVAHIGDFGLARFLGTSSNKHSSTGVKGTIGYAPPEYGLGNEITSSGDVYSFGILLLEVMTGKKPTDDIFDEGLSLHKFVSATFPDHVIDVIDESAIVMQNTKANAQKVDECLASIFKTGELDECLASILKIGVSCSVETPSCRMNIKIVVEELMRILDILLKAFQVHHQPSVAN, from the exons ATGAGCCCACTAATTTGTTTATCATCGTATTATTCCCCTCgtatttcttttctattttatgcTATTTTTGTAACTTTGACTACCGCTTCTGCTGGCGGAAATGCGAGTGATCATGCGGCGTTGTTGTCATTTAAGGAGATGATTATTCATGATCCATATGGAGCTTTAAGCACATGGAACAATTCCATACATTTCTGTAATTGGCATGGTGTTTCTTGTGGAAAGCGACATAGAAGAGTGATTGTCCTAAGACTCGATTCGACAGCCCTAGAAGGCTCTTTATCCCCCCATATAGGGAACCTAAGCTTCCTTCGTCATCTTAATCTCGGGAATAACAGCTTTCAAGGAAGCATTCCTCACGAACTTGGTCGTATATCTAGGCTACGTGTCCTCGATCTTGAAGAAAACAAATTCAGCGGATCCATTCCAACTAACTTGTCTGGTTGTTTTAACCTTGAAGCGCTTGGACTTGCTAAAAATATGCTAGTTGGAAACATACCCAATGAGATCAGTTTCCTCTCGAAACTTACAATAGTTACAATTCATAAAAATAAGCTAACAGGTGGGATCCCACCTTCCTTAGGGAATATTACTTCAATGGAAGCGTTCTCTGCTTACGGAAATCCATTTGGTGGCACTATTCCAGAGACATTAGGTAATTGGAAAAACTTGACGCAAATTGGCTTTGCTGAATGCAACTTACATGGAACCATCCCTTATTTTCTTTACAATCTTTCACTTCTAACTGCTCTATCCTTCCCTACTAATAACCTTACCGGTAGTCTTCCTCCTACCATAGATCTCCCTAATCTCGAGTGGCTTGagttaaataataacaaattaagTGGACTTCTTCCACCGTCTTTATCTAACTGTTCGAAATTAAACATACTTGAAATAAGTTACAACAGTTTCATAGGGAAGTTGACCATCGACTTTGCAAAACTAAGAGATCTTCGTTTCCTGTTCTTAATTGGTAACGACTTTGGACGAGGAGGAGATGTGAAGTTCTTAATTGATTCTTTGAAAAACTGCAGCAGCTTAATAAGATTGGGGCTTACAGAGTGCAACTTTCAAGGAATGGTTCCACAATCAATAGGTAATCTGTCTCAACAACTTGTTAGGTTACGCTTGGGAGGAAACCGATTTTATGGAGCTATCCCTTCAAGTATTGGTAATCTAGTTGgcttaaaatatttatctttagatGCCAACCAATTCTCCGGAAGCATCCCCTCTACCATTGGTATGCTTCAAAACCTAGGATTTGTTGCTTTAGATGAAAACCATTTTTCTGGTCCAATTCCAGAAGTCATTGGGAACTTATCTTCATTGATTACGCTTCGTTTAGGTTCCAATAGACTCGAAGGTCACATTCCAACAAGCTTAGGAAATTGTCAAAAGCTGTCGGAGTTGCACCTTCATGACAACAAACTCAGTGGCACAATACCTAAACAGCTTTTCCAACTTCCCTCTCTATCGATAACATTTAACCTTTCTAATAACAACCTATCTGGTTCACTTCCAAATGAGATCGGAGACCTCAAGATGCTGACCGCACTAGATatatcttataataatatatcgGGTGATATTCCAGTTGGGCTTGCTGGTTGCACAAGTCTTACATTCTTATCCCTCAAAGGGAACTTACTTCAAGGCATGATATCATCCTCGTTACGTTCGTTGAGAGGATTGGAGGTACTTGATATTTCTCATAATAATCTATCAGGCCGAATTCCCCAATTCTTAGAAAGTCTTCCattaaaatttatgaatttatcTTTTAATGATTTTGAGGGTGATGTGCCAGTTGTAGGAGTGTTTTCCAATGCAAGTGCTTTCTCTATTTTGGGAAATAGTAGGCTTTGTGGGGGTTTGGTTGAACTTCGGTTACCCAGATGCAAAAAGACAAAGAAACAAGAACGAAGGTTCTATTGGATCATAATAGTCATTGTAGTTACATTACTGCTTTTTGGAGTAGTTTGTTTAGTGTATGCTTGCCGTAAGAAGAAAAAGAACAGAGAATTTCCTCAAACATCAAAGAATGAAGGCTTCTTAAAAGTGTGGGTACCGAAATGGTACGGGAGAACAGGGGGCTACTTCCACGCTAACTTTTTTACCATGAAAGTTACATATAATCAACTTCATAAAGCTACCAATGGCTTCTCTGAAGCCAATTTAATTGGCAAGGGTGGGTTTAGCTCCGTTTATAAAGGAATCCTTGAACATGATGACAAATTTATTGCGGTCAAAGTTCTACATCTACTGATTCGAGGAGCACACAAAAGCTTTATAGCAGAATGTGAAGCATGGCGAAATATTCGACACCGAAATCTCTTAAAGATAATAACTTTGTGTTCAAGTGTTGATTTTCAAGGCAATGATTTTAAGGCTTTGGTTTACGAGTTCATGCCCAATGGGAGTTTAAATGATTGGTTGCATTCAAGTGCAAGTAAATCTAAACTTAGCCTTATTCAAAGAGTAAATATTCTCATCGATATCGCATCTGCACTTGATTATCTTCATAACGAATGCTTAACAAGAATTGCTCATGGAGACCTGAAGCCAAGCAATATTCTACTTGATAATGATATGGTTGCCCATATTGGAGACTTCGGTTTGGCAAGATTTCTTGGAACAAGTTCAAACAAACATAGCTCAACAGGTGTTAAAGGAACAATTGGATATGCACCTCCCG aGTATGGTCTGGGGAATGAGATCACTAGCAGTGGAGATGTCTATAGTTTTGGGATATTATTATTGGAGGTCATGACTGGGAAAAAGCCGACAGATGACATCTTTGATGAAGGGCTGAGCCTTCATAAATTTGTTTCTGCAACCTTTCCGGATCATGTAATTGATGTTATTGATGAGAGCGCAATTGTTATGCAAAACACTAAAGCAAATGCACAGAAAGTGGATGAGTGTTTGGCTTCAATATTCAAGACTGGAGAACTGGATGAGTGTTTAGCTTCAATTTTGAAGATCGGAGTATCATGCTCTGTAGAAACCCCGTCATGCCGGATGAATATCAAGATTGTTGTCGAGGAGTTGATGCGTATACTAGATATATTATTGAAAGCTTTTCAG GTACATCACCAACCTTCAGTGGCAAATTAA